In Streptomyces sp. ML-6, the genomic stretch CCCTCCACGACCGCCGTCATCATGTCGACGGCGGCGGGATCCCCGACGACCGTCACTGCGGCCGGGGGGAACGCCAGCGCCGACGGCCTCACCCCGTACACCGTGGTGAGATCGTCCGGTCCCGGCACCCAACCGACCGGTTCCACCAGCGACGACTCGGGGCGCACCGTCCGCACGACCACCGTCCGGGGCCCGGCGGCCCGCCGGTCGCCGTACTCGTCGGCCAGGGTGAACTCGGCCCCCGCGGACCGGAGCCCGTGCACGGAACCGCAGTTGACCTCCCACCCCGCCACCGTGTGCCGGAGCAGGAACGGCGGTACGGGCAGCGCGTCGCCGTGCAGGAAACGCAGGTGGTCCGGGCCGCGCAGTTCGGGATGCTGCGCGGGTTGCCGGCTGCGCACCCGCTCCTCGGCGAGGGAGTGCACCTTCCCGTACGCGGCGGCCGGGCCGAGCCGGCGCAGCGCGTGCACCAGCGAATGACTGAAGTACCCGCGGGGCTCGCCGTCGACCAGCGCCTCGTACGCGGACTCCTGCTCCCGGCACGCGGCGAGCAGCACATGCCGACGGGGGCCGGTCCCCGACGCCCCCGCGGCCCGCGTACCGGCCGTGCGCCACCACGGCCGCCAGACCACCCCCCGCGAGCGCGTACCGGGCGGGGGCTTGCGGCTCGCCCCGCCGGCGTGGCAGCAGTCGAGGACGGCCACGACATGGGCGCCGCCCGCCGCGATCCCGTCGAGGAGGGCGCCGAGTTCGGTGTCCCGGAGCAGCGGCTGCCCGCCCTCGTCGAGGCTGTCGGCGCACACCAGCGCCTGGCTCATGCCGGTCGCCGTACGGGGACCGTCGCTCTCGTGCTCGCTGCCGTGCCCGCTGAACCACAACAGCGCGGTGTCACCCGGACCGCTGCGCCCCAGGTGCGTCCCGATGGCGTCGACCATGGCCGCCCTGGTCGCCTCCGCGTCGCGCAGCCGCCGGACCGAGACCCTCGGGCCGCCCTGTTCGCGCAGCCAACTCTCCGCCTCCACCACGTCGTTGACACAGCCGCTCAGCGGCTTGTCCGGATAGTCGTCGATGCCCACCAGAAGTGCGTACACGGTTCGCATACGGTGATCCTGCCAGGGCCGTCGGGGCACGGTCGGGGCGTTTTCGGGGCGGCTGCCGGGCAGCCGCGTGCAACCGCGTGTCCGGCCGTCGCGTGGAATGTTGACTGGGGGTGAAGAACCACCAGGATCGTTCCGCACCCCATGCTTCCCACGGCTCAGGAAGGAAAACGGCGTGACTTTCGGGGGACACAACCCGTACGGCCCGGCATGGCAGCCGAACGGGGGACAGCCGCCCCCGCCGCCCGGCGTGCCGCCGCAGCCCGGCCCTCCTCCGTACCCCTACCCCTACCCGGGGCCGTACCCGCCCCCGGGCCGGCCGCCGTACGGCCCGTACGCACCGCCCCGTTCGCTGTGGCAGGAGTTCCGCGACGGCGACTGGCCCTCGCTGGCGGAGCTGTTGCGCCGGCTGCCCGTCCACGGGTGCGTGTGGGCGGTGCTCGTCCTCTGCTTCCTGCCCTTCGTCGTGGTCCTGC encodes the following:
- a CDS encoding caspase family protein, which gives rise to MRTVYALLVGIDDYPDKPLSGCVNDVVEAESWLREQGGPRVSVRRLRDAEATRAAMVDAIGTHLGRSGPGDTALLWFSGHGSEHESDGPRTATGMSQALVCADSLDEGGQPLLRDTELGALLDGIAAGGAHVVAVLDCCHAGGASRKPPPGTRSRGVVWRPWWRTAGTRAAGASGTGPRRHVLLAACREQESAYEALVDGEPRGYFSHSLVHALRRLGPAAAYGKVHSLAEERVRSRQPAQHPELRGPDHLRFLHGDALPVPPFLLRHTVAGWEVNCGSVHGLRSAGAEFTLADEYGDRRAAGPRTVVVRTVRPESSLVEPVGWVPGPDDLTTVYGVRPSALAFPPAAVTVVGDPAAVDMMTAVVEGTPLLSTGGHGLPLRLEVGAGTARVTGGDGHPVAPLPLRSPADAARVADCLCHITHWHLLKDLTNPDPWLSSLVRVTVEPLVGDLRHTATGEIVCAYTPDGREPQVMVRIHNNSPLMLWGVLLDLTDDYESSPGLFEGDFVAPGHAGTARRGEPVWLRLPPGRSLVRGSFARDWLRLVVAENELNVAPFRLPAWSPGGMAGRGGAAPEGGLLRLAQPPGPRTAGGPAHDVGRWGTTAVAIRTELP